From Coregonus clupeaformis isolate EN_2021a unplaced genomic scaffold, ASM2061545v1 scaf0697, whole genome shotgun sequence, a single genomic window includes:
- the LOC121568825 gene encoding small G protein signaling modulator 3 isoform X1 codes for MSGGYTPAPGGPFSALTSSMWPQDILAKYYQKDPTEEAEPQYDEFGFRLDSEDGVEPEPRPEPQREDPQQRLRWQAHLEFTHNHTVGDLTWDLISPVLPRSERLRSLVLGGIPHSMRPQLWMRLSGALQKKRTTEISYKEIVKNSTNDETTAAKQVLDAEIEKDLLRTMPSNACFCSLQSVGIPRLRRVLRGLAWLYPDIGYCQGTGMVVSCLLLFLEEEDVLWMMCALIEDLLPPSYFSSTLLGVQTDQRVLRQLIVQYLPSLDRLLQEHDIELSLITLHWFLTSFASVVDIRILLRIWDLLFYQGSVVLFQVTLGMLKIKEVDLLLSPLQEEELVSSENSASIFNTLSDLPSQLGDGAAVLGEAMRLAGALSQDTLEAQRNKHLAYILNEQAQLNTNNSHTLNTNLNKVVRRQSLRRKSTLSSLLWGEDEAEALKSKNIKQTELVAALREAITRTAEHFHCLDPRHTSTDLTPDYSMESHQRDHENFLVVSRNRRRRAKALLDFERHDDDELGFRKNDIVTIFSQKDEHCWVGELNGLRGWFPAKFVEILDERSKEYSLAGDDSVTEAVTDLVRGTLCPALKAIFQHGLKKPSILGGPCHPWLFLEEAASREVERDFNSVYSRLVLCKTYRLDEDGKVLTPEELLYRAVQSVNMSHDSAHAQMDVKFRSLLCVGLNEQVLHLWLEVLCSSMPAVEKWYQPWSFLRSPGWVQIKCELRVLSKFAFSLSQDCELPAKKEEKDQRPLKEGVQDMLVKHHLFSWDIDG; via the exons ATGTCAG gtgGTTACACTCCGGCCCCCGGGGGACCCTTCTCAGCCCTGACCTCCAGTATGTGGCCCCAGGACATCCTGGCCAAGTACTATCAG AAGGACCCAACAGAGGAGGCTGAACCGCAGTATGATGAGTTTGGCTTCAGGCTGGACAGTGAAG atGGTGTGGAGCCAGAGCCGAGGCCAGAGCCCCAGAGAGAGGACCCCCAGCAGAGGCTGCGCTGGCAGGCCCACCTGGAGTTCACCCACAACCACACCGTAGGAGACCTGACCTGGGACCTCATCTCCCCCGTCCTGCCCCGCTCTGAACGCCTCCGCTCCCTGGTGCTGGGTGGCATACCACACAGCATGAGACCACAG TTGTGGATGCGTCTGTCTGGAGCTCTGCAGAAGAAGAGGACTACAGAGATCTCCTACAAAGAGATCGTTAAGAACAGCACCAACGACGAGACCACTGCTGCCAAACAGGTACTGGATGCTGAG aTAGAGAAGGACCTGTTGCGGACCATGCCCTCCAACGCGTGTTTCTGCAGCCTGCAGAGTGTGGGTATTCCCAGGCTGAGGCGGGTACTGCGGGGCCTGGCGTGGCTCTACCCAGACATCGGCTACTGCCAGGGCACAGGCATG GTGGTGTCATGTCTGCTGCTGTTCCTGGAGGAGGAGGACGTGCTGTGGATGATGTGTGCCCTGATCGAGGACCTGCTTCCCCCCTCCTACTTCTCCTCCACCCTGCTGGGGGTCCAGACGGACCAGAGGGTCCTCAGACAGCTCATAGTCCAGTACCTACCAAGCCTGGACAGGCTTCTCCAGGAGCACGACATCG agTTGTCTCTGATCACGCTGCACTGGTTCCTGACGTCGTTTGCCAGTGTGGTGGACATCCGCATCCTGCTGAGGATCTGGGACCTGCTGTTCTACCAGGGCTCTGTGGTCCTCTTCCAGGTCACACTGGGCATGCTCAAGATCAAG GAGGTtgaccttctcctctctcccctacagGAGGAGGAGCTGGTGTCCTCGGAGAACTCGGCGTCCATCTTCAACACGCTGTCCGACCTGCCCAGCCAACTGGGTGACGGGGCTGCAGTACTGGGGGAGGCCATGAGGCTGGCAGGGGCGCTGTCCCAGGACACGCTGGAGGCCCAGAGGAACAAACACTTGGCCTACATCCTCAACGAGCAGGCCCAGCTCAACACCAACAACTCCCACACACTCAACACCAACCTCAATAAG GTTGTGAGGAGACAGTCGTTACGTAGGAAGTCCACTCTGAGCTCTCTGTTGTGGGGTGAGGATGAGGCGGAGGCGCTCAAGTCTAAGAACATCAAGCAGACAGAGCTGGTAGCAGCGCTCCGAGAGGCCATCACCCGCACCGCTGAACACTTCCACTGTCTGGACCCCCGACACACCAGCACT GACCTGACTCCAGACTACTCCATGGAGAGCCACCAGAGAGACCACGAAAACTTCCTGGTCGTGTCTCGTAACCGACGGAGACGGGCCAAAGCCCTGCTGGACTTTGAGCGCCATGACGATGACGAACTGGGCTTCAGGAAGAACGACATCGTCACG aTTTTTTCCCAGAAGGATGAGCACTGTTGGGTGGGAGAGCTCAATGGGCTGAGAG GTTGGTTTCCAGCCAAGTTCGTGGAGATCCTCGATGAGCGGAGCAAAGAG TACTCTCTGGCGGGTGATGACTCGGTGACGGAGGCGGTGACAGACCTGGTCAGAGGGACGTTGTGTCCTGCCCTGAAGGCCATCTTCCAACACGGCCTGAAGAAACCCTCCATACTGGGAGGACCCTGCCACCCCTGGCTCTTCTTagaggag GCAGCCagtagagaggtggagagggactTTAACTCAGTCTACTCCAGACTGGTGCTGTGTAAGACATACAG ATTAGACGAGGATGGCAAGGTTCTCACACCAGAGGAGCTGCTCTACAGA GCGGTGCAGTCTGTCAATATGAGCCACGACTCTGCACACGCTCAGATGGACGTCAAGTTCCGCTCCCTCCTCTGCGTGGGCCTCAA tGAGCAGGTGTTACACCTGTGGTTGGAGGTGTTGTGTTCCAGTATGCCTGCAGTAGAGAAGTGGTACCAGCCCTGGTCCTTCCTACGCAGCCCAGGATGGGTCCAGATCAAGTGTGAGCTCAG GGTTCTCTCAAAGTTTGCCTTCAGTCTCTCTCAGGACTGCGAGCTGCCTGCCAAGAaagag GAGAAAGATCAGAGGCCACTGAAGGAAGGAGTCCAAGACATGTTGGTGAAGCATCATCTCTTCAGCTGGGACATCGAcggctag
- the LOC121568825 gene encoding small G protein signaling modulator 3 isoform X2: MSGGYTPAPGGPFSALTSSMWPQDILAKYYQKDPTEEAEPQYDEFGFRLDSEDGVEPEPRPEPQREDPQQRLRWQAHLEFTHNHTVGDLTWDLISPVLPRSERLRSLVLGGIPHSMRPQLWMRLSGALQKKRTTEISYKEIVKNSTNDETTAAKQIEKDLLRTMPSNACFCSLQSVGIPRLRRVLRGLAWLYPDIGYCQGTGMVVSCLLLFLEEEDVLWMMCALIEDLLPPSYFSSTLLGVQTDQRVLRQLIVQYLPSLDRLLQEHDIELSLITLHWFLTSFASVVDIRILLRIWDLLFYQGSVVLFQVTLGMLKIKEVDLLLSPLQEEELVSSENSASIFNTLSDLPSQLGDGAAVLGEAMRLAGALSQDTLEAQRNKHLAYILNEQAQLNTNNSHTLNTNLNKVVRRQSLRRKSTLSSLLWGEDEAEALKSKNIKQTELVAALREAITRTAEHFHCLDPRHTSTDLTPDYSMESHQRDHENFLVVSRNRRRRAKALLDFERHDDDELGFRKNDIVTIFSQKDEHCWVGELNGLRGWFPAKFVEILDERSKEYSLAGDDSVTEAVTDLVRGTLCPALKAIFQHGLKKPSILGGPCHPWLFLEEAASREVERDFNSVYSRLVLCKTYRLDEDGKVLTPEELLYRAVQSVNMSHDSAHAQMDVKFRSLLCVGLNEQVLHLWLEVLCSSMPAVEKWYQPWSFLRSPGWVQIKCELRVLSKFAFSLSQDCELPAKKEEKDQRPLKEGVQDMLVKHHLFSWDIDG, from the exons ATGTCAG gtgGTTACACTCCGGCCCCCGGGGGACCCTTCTCAGCCCTGACCTCCAGTATGTGGCCCCAGGACATCCTGGCCAAGTACTATCAG AAGGACCCAACAGAGGAGGCTGAACCGCAGTATGATGAGTTTGGCTTCAGGCTGGACAGTGAAG atGGTGTGGAGCCAGAGCCGAGGCCAGAGCCCCAGAGAGAGGACCCCCAGCAGAGGCTGCGCTGGCAGGCCCACCTGGAGTTCACCCACAACCACACCGTAGGAGACCTGACCTGGGACCTCATCTCCCCCGTCCTGCCCCGCTCTGAACGCCTCCGCTCCCTGGTGCTGGGTGGCATACCACACAGCATGAGACCACAG TTGTGGATGCGTCTGTCTGGAGCTCTGCAGAAGAAGAGGACTACAGAGATCTCCTACAAAGAGATCGTTAAGAACAGCACCAACGACGAGACCACTGCTGCCAAACAG aTAGAGAAGGACCTGTTGCGGACCATGCCCTCCAACGCGTGTTTCTGCAGCCTGCAGAGTGTGGGTATTCCCAGGCTGAGGCGGGTACTGCGGGGCCTGGCGTGGCTCTACCCAGACATCGGCTACTGCCAGGGCACAGGCATG GTGGTGTCATGTCTGCTGCTGTTCCTGGAGGAGGAGGACGTGCTGTGGATGATGTGTGCCCTGATCGAGGACCTGCTTCCCCCCTCCTACTTCTCCTCCACCCTGCTGGGGGTCCAGACGGACCAGAGGGTCCTCAGACAGCTCATAGTCCAGTACCTACCAAGCCTGGACAGGCTTCTCCAGGAGCACGACATCG agTTGTCTCTGATCACGCTGCACTGGTTCCTGACGTCGTTTGCCAGTGTGGTGGACATCCGCATCCTGCTGAGGATCTGGGACCTGCTGTTCTACCAGGGCTCTGTGGTCCTCTTCCAGGTCACACTGGGCATGCTCAAGATCAAG GAGGTtgaccttctcctctctcccctacagGAGGAGGAGCTGGTGTCCTCGGAGAACTCGGCGTCCATCTTCAACACGCTGTCCGACCTGCCCAGCCAACTGGGTGACGGGGCTGCAGTACTGGGGGAGGCCATGAGGCTGGCAGGGGCGCTGTCCCAGGACACGCTGGAGGCCCAGAGGAACAAACACTTGGCCTACATCCTCAACGAGCAGGCCCAGCTCAACACCAACAACTCCCACACACTCAACACCAACCTCAATAAG GTTGTGAGGAGACAGTCGTTACGTAGGAAGTCCACTCTGAGCTCTCTGTTGTGGGGTGAGGATGAGGCGGAGGCGCTCAAGTCTAAGAACATCAAGCAGACAGAGCTGGTAGCAGCGCTCCGAGAGGCCATCACCCGCACCGCTGAACACTTCCACTGTCTGGACCCCCGACACACCAGCACT GACCTGACTCCAGACTACTCCATGGAGAGCCACCAGAGAGACCACGAAAACTTCCTGGTCGTGTCTCGTAACCGACGGAGACGGGCCAAAGCCCTGCTGGACTTTGAGCGCCATGACGATGACGAACTGGGCTTCAGGAAGAACGACATCGTCACG aTTTTTTCCCAGAAGGATGAGCACTGTTGGGTGGGAGAGCTCAATGGGCTGAGAG GTTGGTTTCCAGCCAAGTTCGTGGAGATCCTCGATGAGCGGAGCAAAGAG TACTCTCTGGCGGGTGATGACTCGGTGACGGAGGCGGTGACAGACCTGGTCAGAGGGACGTTGTGTCCTGCCCTGAAGGCCATCTTCCAACACGGCCTGAAGAAACCCTCCATACTGGGAGGACCCTGCCACCCCTGGCTCTTCTTagaggag GCAGCCagtagagaggtggagagggactTTAACTCAGTCTACTCCAGACTGGTGCTGTGTAAGACATACAG ATTAGACGAGGATGGCAAGGTTCTCACACCAGAGGAGCTGCTCTACAGA GCGGTGCAGTCTGTCAATATGAGCCACGACTCTGCACACGCTCAGATGGACGTCAAGTTCCGCTCCCTCCTCTGCGTGGGCCTCAA tGAGCAGGTGTTACACCTGTGGTTGGAGGTGTTGTGTTCCAGTATGCCTGCAGTAGAGAAGTGGTACCAGCCCTGGTCCTTCCTACGCAGCCCAGGATGGGTCCAGATCAAGTGTGAGCTCAG GGTTCTCTCAAAGTTTGCCTTCAGTCTCTCTCAGGACTGCGAGCTGCCTGCCAAGAaagag GAGAAAGATCAGAGGCCACTGAAGGAAGGAGTCCAAGACATGTTGGTGAAGCATCATCTCTTCAGCTGGGACATCGAcggctag
- the LOC121568825 gene encoding small G protein signaling modulator 3 isoform X4 → MSGGYTPAPGGPFSALTSSMWPQDILAKYYQKDPTEEAEPQYDEFGFRLDSEDGVEPEPRPEPQREDPQQRLRWQAHLEFTHNHTVGDLTWDLISPVLPRSERLRSLVLGGIPHSMRPQLWMRLSGALQKKRTTEISYKEIVKNSTNDETTAAKQIEKDLLRTMPSNACFCSLQSVGIPRLRRVLRGLAWLYPDIGYCQGTGMVVSCLLLFLEEEDVLWMMCALIEDLLPPSYFSSTLLGVQTDQRVLRQLIVQYLPSLDRLLQEHDIELSLITLHWFLTSFASVVDIRILLRIWDLLFYQGSVVLFQVTLGMLKIKEEELVSSENSASIFNTLSDLPSQLGDGAAVLGEAMRLAGALSQDTLEAQRNKHLAYILNEQAQLNTNNSHTLNTNLNKVVRRQSLRRKSTLSSLLWGEDEAEALKSKNIKQTELVAALREAITRTAEHFHCLDPRHTSTDLTPDYSMESHQRDHENFLVVSRNRRRRAKALLDFERHDDDELGFRKNDIVTIFSQKDEHCWVGELNGLRGWFPAKFVEILDERSKEYSLAGDDSVTEAVTDLVRGTLCPALKAIFQHGLKKPSILGGPCHPWLFLEEAASREVERDFNSVYSRLVLCKTYRLDEDGKVLTPEELLYRAVQSVNMSHDSAHAQMDVKFRSLLCVGLNEQVLHLWLEVLCSSMPAVEKWYQPWSFLRSPGWVQIKCELRVLSKFAFSLSQDCELPAKKEEKDQRPLKEGVQDMLVKHHLFSWDIDG, encoded by the exons ATGTCAG gtgGTTACACTCCGGCCCCCGGGGGACCCTTCTCAGCCCTGACCTCCAGTATGTGGCCCCAGGACATCCTGGCCAAGTACTATCAG AAGGACCCAACAGAGGAGGCTGAACCGCAGTATGATGAGTTTGGCTTCAGGCTGGACAGTGAAG atGGTGTGGAGCCAGAGCCGAGGCCAGAGCCCCAGAGAGAGGACCCCCAGCAGAGGCTGCGCTGGCAGGCCCACCTGGAGTTCACCCACAACCACACCGTAGGAGACCTGACCTGGGACCTCATCTCCCCCGTCCTGCCCCGCTCTGAACGCCTCCGCTCCCTGGTGCTGGGTGGCATACCACACAGCATGAGACCACAG TTGTGGATGCGTCTGTCTGGAGCTCTGCAGAAGAAGAGGACTACAGAGATCTCCTACAAAGAGATCGTTAAGAACAGCACCAACGACGAGACCACTGCTGCCAAACAG aTAGAGAAGGACCTGTTGCGGACCATGCCCTCCAACGCGTGTTTCTGCAGCCTGCAGAGTGTGGGTATTCCCAGGCTGAGGCGGGTACTGCGGGGCCTGGCGTGGCTCTACCCAGACATCGGCTACTGCCAGGGCACAGGCATG GTGGTGTCATGTCTGCTGCTGTTCCTGGAGGAGGAGGACGTGCTGTGGATGATGTGTGCCCTGATCGAGGACCTGCTTCCCCCCTCCTACTTCTCCTCCACCCTGCTGGGGGTCCAGACGGACCAGAGGGTCCTCAGACAGCTCATAGTCCAGTACCTACCAAGCCTGGACAGGCTTCTCCAGGAGCACGACATCG agTTGTCTCTGATCACGCTGCACTGGTTCCTGACGTCGTTTGCCAGTGTGGTGGACATCCGCATCCTGCTGAGGATCTGGGACCTGCTGTTCTACCAGGGCTCTGTGGTCCTCTTCCAGGTCACACTGGGCATGCTCAAGATCAAG GAGGAGGAGCTGGTGTCCTCGGAGAACTCGGCGTCCATCTTCAACACGCTGTCCGACCTGCCCAGCCAACTGGGTGACGGGGCTGCAGTACTGGGGGAGGCCATGAGGCTGGCAGGGGCGCTGTCCCAGGACACGCTGGAGGCCCAGAGGAACAAACACTTGGCCTACATCCTCAACGAGCAGGCCCAGCTCAACACCAACAACTCCCACACACTCAACACCAACCTCAATAAG GTTGTGAGGAGACAGTCGTTACGTAGGAAGTCCACTCTGAGCTCTCTGTTGTGGGGTGAGGATGAGGCGGAGGCGCTCAAGTCTAAGAACATCAAGCAGACAGAGCTGGTAGCAGCGCTCCGAGAGGCCATCACCCGCACCGCTGAACACTTCCACTGTCTGGACCCCCGACACACCAGCACT GACCTGACTCCAGACTACTCCATGGAGAGCCACCAGAGAGACCACGAAAACTTCCTGGTCGTGTCTCGTAACCGACGGAGACGGGCCAAAGCCCTGCTGGACTTTGAGCGCCATGACGATGACGAACTGGGCTTCAGGAAGAACGACATCGTCACG aTTTTTTCCCAGAAGGATGAGCACTGTTGGGTGGGAGAGCTCAATGGGCTGAGAG GTTGGTTTCCAGCCAAGTTCGTGGAGATCCTCGATGAGCGGAGCAAAGAG TACTCTCTGGCGGGTGATGACTCGGTGACGGAGGCGGTGACAGACCTGGTCAGAGGGACGTTGTGTCCTGCCCTGAAGGCCATCTTCCAACACGGCCTGAAGAAACCCTCCATACTGGGAGGACCCTGCCACCCCTGGCTCTTCTTagaggag GCAGCCagtagagaggtggagagggactTTAACTCAGTCTACTCCAGACTGGTGCTGTGTAAGACATACAG ATTAGACGAGGATGGCAAGGTTCTCACACCAGAGGAGCTGCTCTACAGA GCGGTGCAGTCTGTCAATATGAGCCACGACTCTGCACACGCTCAGATGGACGTCAAGTTCCGCTCCCTCCTCTGCGTGGGCCTCAA tGAGCAGGTGTTACACCTGTGGTTGGAGGTGTTGTGTTCCAGTATGCCTGCAGTAGAGAAGTGGTACCAGCCCTGGTCCTTCCTACGCAGCCCAGGATGGGTCCAGATCAAGTGTGAGCTCAG GGTTCTCTCAAAGTTTGCCTTCAGTCTCTCTCAGGACTGCGAGCTGCCTGCCAAGAaagag GAGAAAGATCAGAGGCCACTGAAGGAAGGAGTCCAAGACATGTTGGTGAAGCATCATCTCTTCAGCTGGGACATCGAcggctag
- the LOC121568825 gene encoding small G protein signaling modulator 3 isoform X3 yields MSGGYTPAPGGPFSALTSSMWPQDILAKYYQKDPTEEAEPQYDEFGFRLDSEDGVEPEPRPEPQREDPQQRLRWQAHLEFTHNHTVGDLTWDLISPVLPRSERLRSLVLGGIPHSMRPQLWMRLSGALQKKRTTEISYKEIVKNSTNDETTAAKQVLDAEIEKDLLRTMPSNACFCSLQSVGIPRLRRVLRGLAWLYPDIGYCQGTGMVVSCLLLFLEEEDVLWMMCALIEDLLPPSYFSSTLLGVQTDQRVLRQLIVQYLPSLDRLLQEHDIELSLITLHWFLTSFASVVDIRILLRIWDLLFYQGSVVLFQVTLGMLKIKEEELVSSENSASIFNTLSDLPSQLGDGAAVLGEAMRLAGALSQDTLEAQRNKHLAYILNEQAQLNTNNSHTLNTNLNKVVRRQSLRRKSTLSSLLWGEDEAEALKSKNIKQTELVAALREAITRTAEHFHCLDPRHTSTDLTPDYSMESHQRDHENFLVVSRNRRRRAKALLDFERHDDDELGFRKNDIVTIFSQKDEHCWVGELNGLRGWFPAKFVEILDERSKEYSLAGDDSVTEAVTDLVRGTLCPALKAIFQHGLKKPSILGGPCHPWLFLEEAASREVERDFNSVYSRLVLCKTYRLDEDGKVLTPEELLYRAVQSVNMSHDSAHAQMDVKFRSLLCVGLNEQVLHLWLEVLCSSMPAVEKWYQPWSFLRSPGWVQIKCELRVLSKFAFSLSQDCELPAKKEEKDQRPLKEGVQDMLVKHHLFSWDIDG; encoded by the exons ATGTCAG gtgGTTACACTCCGGCCCCCGGGGGACCCTTCTCAGCCCTGACCTCCAGTATGTGGCCCCAGGACATCCTGGCCAAGTACTATCAG AAGGACCCAACAGAGGAGGCTGAACCGCAGTATGATGAGTTTGGCTTCAGGCTGGACAGTGAAG atGGTGTGGAGCCAGAGCCGAGGCCAGAGCCCCAGAGAGAGGACCCCCAGCAGAGGCTGCGCTGGCAGGCCCACCTGGAGTTCACCCACAACCACACCGTAGGAGACCTGACCTGGGACCTCATCTCCCCCGTCCTGCCCCGCTCTGAACGCCTCCGCTCCCTGGTGCTGGGTGGCATACCACACAGCATGAGACCACAG TTGTGGATGCGTCTGTCTGGAGCTCTGCAGAAGAAGAGGACTACAGAGATCTCCTACAAAGAGATCGTTAAGAACAGCACCAACGACGAGACCACTGCTGCCAAACAGGTACTGGATGCTGAG aTAGAGAAGGACCTGTTGCGGACCATGCCCTCCAACGCGTGTTTCTGCAGCCTGCAGAGTGTGGGTATTCCCAGGCTGAGGCGGGTACTGCGGGGCCTGGCGTGGCTCTACCCAGACATCGGCTACTGCCAGGGCACAGGCATG GTGGTGTCATGTCTGCTGCTGTTCCTGGAGGAGGAGGACGTGCTGTGGATGATGTGTGCCCTGATCGAGGACCTGCTTCCCCCCTCCTACTTCTCCTCCACCCTGCTGGGGGTCCAGACGGACCAGAGGGTCCTCAGACAGCTCATAGTCCAGTACCTACCAAGCCTGGACAGGCTTCTCCAGGAGCACGACATCG agTTGTCTCTGATCACGCTGCACTGGTTCCTGACGTCGTTTGCCAGTGTGGTGGACATCCGCATCCTGCTGAGGATCTGGGACCTGCTGTTCTACCAGGGCTCTGTGGTCCTCTTCCAGGTCACACTGGGCATGCTCAAGATCAAG GAGGAGGAGCTGGTGTCCTCGGAGAACTCGGCGTCCATCTTCAACACGCTGTCCGACCTGCCCAGCCAACTGGGTGACGGGGCTGCAGTACTGGGGGAGGCCATGAGGCTGGCAGGGGCGCTGTCCCAGGACACGCTGGAGGCCCAGAGGAACAAACACTTGGCCTACATCCTCAACGAGCAGGCCCAGCTCAACACCAACAACTCCCACACACTCAACACCAACCTCAATAAG GTTGTGAGGAGACAGTCGTTACGTAGGAAGTCCACTCTGAGCTCTCTGTTGTGGGGTGAGGATGAGGCGGAGGCGCTCAAGTCTAAGAACATCAAGCAGACAGAGCTGGTAGCAGCGCTCCGAGAGGCCATCACCCGCACCGCTGAACACTTCCACTGTCTGGACCCCCGACACACCAGCACT GACCTGACTCCAGACTACTCCATGGAGAGCCACCAGAGAGACCACGAAAACTTCCTGGTCGTGTCTCGTAACCGACGGAGACGGGCCAAAGCCCTGCTGGACTTTGAGCGCCATGACGATGACGAACTGGGCTTCAGGAAGAACGACATCGTCACG aTTTTTTCCCAGAAGGATGAGCACTGTTGGGTGGGAGAGCTCAATGGGCTGAGAG GTTGGTTTCCAGCCAAGTTCGTGGAGATCCTCGATGAGCGGAGCAAAGAG TACTCTCTGGCGGGTGATGACTCGGTGACGGAGGCGGTGACAGACCTGGTCAGAGGGACGTTGTGTCCTGCCCTGAAGGCCATCTTCCAACACGGCCTGAAGAAACCCTCCATACTGGGAGGACCCTGCCACCCCTGGCTCTTCTTagaggag GCAGCCagtagagaggtggagagggactTTAACTCAGTCTACTCCAGACTGGTGCTGTGTAAGACATACAG ATTAGACGAGGATGGCAAGGTTCTCACACCAGAGGAGCTGCTCTACAGA GCGGTGCAGTCTGTCAATATGAGCCACGACTCTGCACACGCTCAGATGGACGTCAAGTTCCGCTCCCTCCTCTGCGTGGGCCTCAA tGAGCAGGTGTTACACCTGTGGTTGGAGGTGTTGTGTTCCAGTATGCCTGCAGTAGAGAAGTGGTACCAGCCCTGGTCCTTCCTACGCAGCCCAGGATGGGTCCAGATCAAGTGTGAGCTCAG GGTTCTCTCAAAGTTTGCCTTCAGTCTCTCTCAGGACTGCGAGCTGCCTGCCAAGAaagag GAGAAAGATCAGAGGCCACTGAAGGAAGGAGTCCAAGACATGTTGGTGAAGCATCATCTCTTCAGCTGGGACATCGAcggctag